In the genome of Dasypus novemcinctus isolate mDasNov1 chromosome 30, mDasNov1.1.hap2, whole genome shotgun sequence, one region contains:
- the LOC101447789 gene encoding olfactory receptor 7A10-like yields the protein METGNETKILEFLLLGFSEEPELQPFLFGLFLSTYLVTVFGNLLIILATITDSHLHTRMYFFLSNLSFIDICVSSTTVPKMLRNIHIESRVITYGGCITQMYFFLFLTALDDFLLAVMAYDRFVAICHPLHYLVTMNPQFCGLLILGSWIISVLNSFSQISLVLRLSFCASLDIPHFFCEYNQIVQLACSDTFLNDIVMYFAAGLLGGGPFIGIIFSYSKIISSICVIPSALGKHKAFYTCASHLTVVFLFYSTSLGVYFSSFAMHNAHASAPASVMYAVFTPMLNPFIYSLRNKDIKGALKKLFCGKP from the coding sequence ATGGAAAcaggaaatgaaacaaaaattctagaatttctccttctgggattttcAGAGGAACCAGAATTGCAGCCCTTCCTTTTTGGGCTATTCCTTTCCACGTACCTGGTCACTGTCTTTGGGAACCTCCTCATCATCCTGGCCACCATCactgactcccacctccacacacgcatgtacttcttcctctccaacctttCCTTTATAGACATCTGTGTATcctccaccactgtcccaaagatgtTGAGGAACATCCATATAGAGAGTAGGGTCATAACCTATGGAGGCTGCATCACACAGATgtactttttcttattcttaacaGCATTGGATGACTTCCTCCTAGCtgtcatggcctatgaccgcttcgtggccatctgtcaccccctgcactatcTGGTCACCATGAATCCTCAGTTCTGTGGACTGCTAATTCTGGGATCCTGGATCATAAGTGTCCTGAATTCCTTTTCACAAATCTCACTGGTGTTGAGGCTGTCCTTTTGTGCATCCTTGGacatcccccactttttctgtgaatataATCAGATTGTCCAACTTGCCTGTTCTGACACATTCCTCAATGATatagtgatgtattttgcagCTGGGCTGCTGGGTGGAGGGCCATTCATTGGAATCATTTTCTCCTATTCTAAGATTATTTCCTCCATATGTGTAATCCCTTCAGCTCTGGGGAAACATAAAGCATTTTACACCTGTGCATCTCACCTAACAGTTGTCTTCTTATTCTACAGTACAAGTCTAGGGGTGTATTTTAGTTCTTTTGCTATGCATAATGCACATGCAAGTGCACCAGCCTCAGTGATGTATGCTGTATTTAcacccatgttgaaccccttcatctacagtttgaggaataaagacataaagggagctctgaaaaaattattttgtggaAAGCCATAA